In the genome of Myxococcus stipitatus, one region contains:
- a CDS encoding MOSC domain-containing protein: METQTPRILSLHIGQPRELGTPGAAHPLERPWTSGIFKEPVQGPVWLSRTGLAGDGQADLRVHGGPEKAVFAYASPHHAFWRERLGREDLGPGAFGENWVLSGGAEDSVCIGDVLKVGGARVQVSQPRQPCWKPARRWGNKELSLLIQQTGRTGWYYRVLEEGEVRAGDALELVERPFPRFTIAFANQAMHGQHPEDAAALAECPLLTPRWRESLQRRVTGTPGDDRPRLVGPNQDG, encoded by the coding sequence ATGGAGACCCAGACGCCCCGCATCCTCTCGCTCCACATCGGCCAGCCGCGCGAGCTGGGCACGCCCGGCGCGGCCCACCCGCTCGAGCGCCCCTGGACCAGCGGCATCTTCAAGGAGCCCGTGCAGGGCCCCGTGTGGCTGTCGCGAACGGGGCTCGCGGGTGATGGGCAGGCGGACCTGCGCGTGCATGGCGGACCGGAGAAGGCGGTGTTCGCCTATGCCTCGCCGCACCATGCGTTCTGGCGGGAGCGGCTGGGGCGCGAGGACCTGGGGCCTGGAGCGTTCGGTGAGAACTGGGTGCTCTCCGGCGGCGCGGAGGACAGCGTCTGCATTGGAGATGTGCTGAAGGTGGGAGGCGCGCGCGTGCAGGTGTCCCAGCCGCGTCAGCCTTGCTGGAAGCCCGCGCGGCGCTGGGGGAACAAGGAGCTGTCGCTGCTCATCCAGCAGACCGGCCGCACCGGCTGGTACTACCGCGTGCTGGAGGAAGGCGAAGTGCGTGCGGGTGACGCGCTGGAGCTCGTCGAGCGGCCCTTTCCTCGCTTCACCATCGCGTTCGCCAACCAGGCCATGCACGGGCAGCACCCCGAGGACGCGGCGGCCCTGGCCGAGTGTCCCCTGCTGACACCTCGCTGGAGGGAGTCGCTCCAGCGCCGCGTCACGGGCACGCCGGGGGATGACCGGCCCCGGCTGGTCGGGCCCAATCAGGACGGCTAA
- a CDS encoding Erp protein, whose translation MAKHMKRWLWAGAMAGTLALGTACSSTESKVLVAQADTTTTQPGTGGTGTSGQVPDTSVQQPGTVPATPTENPGSDPAMPGDTTSSAPMTPPSLSGDAGIGGAGDAGVGGSGVVPAPVIPDDTSGTFQPPSGGSVLDAGSY comes from the coding sequence ATGGCGAAGCACATGAAGCGTTGGTTGTGGGCGGGGGCCATGGCGGGAACCCTGGCACTGGGCACGGCGTGCAGCTCCACGGAGTCCAAGGTCCTGGTGGCCCAGGCGGACACGACGACGACACAGCCCGGGACGGGCGGCACGGGGACCTCCGGCCAGGTGCCGGACACCTCGGTGCAGCAGCCGGGCACGGTGCCCGCGACACCCACGGAGAACCCAGGCAGTGACCCCGCCATGCCGGGCGACACCACGAGCTCCGCTCCGATGACTCCCCCCTCGCTCTCGGGGGACGCGGGCATCGGCGGCGCGGGGGACGCGGGCGTCGGCGGCTCTGGCGTCGTGCCGGCCCCCGTCATCCCGGATGACACCTCCGGCACGTTCCAGCCGCCCTCGGGCGGCTCGGTGTTGGACGCGGGCTCGTACTGA
- a CDS encoding efflux RND transporter permease subunit encodes MRRVEQGLGSLAACGHRHPLLALGLALALAAVGGVLSLNLRLNANLVDLLPRSFASVQALGELETRFGALGWVAVVGEGGDAASLRRFADDLTPQLEKLPGVRFVEKERTGAFFRDKALYFLSEEDLREVYRRLDARIAWEKQQANPLYVNLVDEPPPPLDFSDLEARYLGAGGHKLSASSDDYYLDADAGRVVVLVKPEMTSADLSYSRRIVDEVEALLDAQDLSKYGPGFQVHLTGTFQKKLDQQKQIVRDIAVSSAVATVLMLLYLVFHFRGALAVGLVLTPVGVGLAWTYGLVAVVYGQVNLLTGFLGAILGGLGVEHGIHLVGRYLHLRSDGESSEQATRESFTHTGGAALVSALVAALTFFVLGTSRLRAFREFGVIAGIGMLVLIAAYVMVLPALLGLTARWGWKARRAAVTSRESPAGRMLVRHASIVTAISVVLVVGLLTQVRRVRFDYDFGTLEDQDLPSFILDQQVNRIIGYSQTPVVVLTRDTQEEHAMASALTQRQRERGESSTIDFVASLSSLVPSDQVRKQAVLRDISRLLDEVPLERLNPRQREQLTELRKQTHARPFTMEDLPTSVRQQFMGRQGTPGSFVLVYPAVNQSDGQAVRALAREVRGVAPPGGGQVSAAGEAMVMADILDLVTHEAPLILGGTTLVVLLAMWMTLGGLKMAVLCLAPTVVSLLSLIGLMPLIGMEFNYLNILIIPVLIGTTVDAGVHLLTRLVSPGSDFVAVYSETGRAIAGGLLTSAMGFGALFLARHPGLNSVGVLATLGFATNLLVMLVAFPALLLVLTERRRKRQRERMDSEVKERTAAGPSEPELPSP; translated from the coding sequence ATGCGGCGCGTGGAGCAAGGCCTGGGCAGCCTGGCCGCGTGTGGCCATCGCCATCCGCTGCTCGCGCTGGGCCTCGCGCTGGCGCTGGCCGCGGTGGGGGGAGTCCTGTCGCTCAATCTCCGCCTCAACGCCAACCTGGTCGACCTGCTTCCGCGCTCCTTCGCGAGCGTGCAGGCCCTGGGTGAGCTGGAGACCCGCTTCGGCGCGCTCGGCTGGGTGGCGGTGGTGGGCGAGGGAGGAGACGCCGCCTCGCTCCGTCGCTTCGCCGATGACCTCACGCCCCAGCTCGAGAAGCTGCCCGGGGTCCGCTTCGTGGAGAAGGAGCGCACGGGCGCGTTCTTCCGCGACAAGGCGCTCTACTTCCTGTCGGAGGAGGACCTGCGGGAGGTCTACCGGCGGCTCGACGCGCGCATCGCCTGGGAGAAGCAGCAGGCCAACCCGCTGTACGTGAACCTGGTGGACGAGCCCCCTCCGCCGCTCGACTTCTCCGACCTGGAGGCCAGGTACCTCGGCGCCGGAGGCCACAAGCTGTCGGCCTCGTCGGACGACTACTACCTGGACGCGGACGCGGGCCGCGTCGTCGTGCTCGTCAAGCCGGAGATGACGTCCGCGGACCTGTCGTACTCGCGCAGAATCGTGGACGAGGTGGAAGCGCTGCTCGACGCGCAGGACCTGTCGAAGTACGGCCCGGGCTTCCAGGTGCACCTCACCGGCACCTTCCAGAAGAAGCTGGACCAGCAGAAGCAGATTGTCCGCGACATCGCCGTCTCGTCGGCGGTGGCCACGGTGCTGATGCTGCTCTACCTCGTCTTCCACTTCCGAGGCGCCCTGGCCGTGGGCCTGGTGCTGACGCCCGTGGGCGTGGGCCTCGCGTGGACGTATGGACTGGTGGCCGTCGTCTACGGACAGGTGAACCTGCTCACAGGCTTCCTGGGGGCCATCCTCGGCGGCCTGGGCGTGGAGCACGGCATCCACCTGGTGGGCCGCTACCTGCATCTGCGCTCGGATGGCGAGTCGTCCGAGCAGGCCACCCGCGAGTCCTTCACCCACACCGGTGGCGCGGCGCTGGTGTCCGCGCTGGTGGCGGCGCTCACCTTCTTCGTGCTGGGCACCTCGCGCCTGCGAGCGTTCCGCGAGTTCGGTGTCATCGCGGGCATCGGCATGCTGGTGCTCATCGCCGCGTACGTGATGGTGCTGCCCGCGCTGCTGGGGCTGACGGCGCGCTGGGGCTGGAAGGCCCGGCGGGCGGCGGTGACTTCGCGCGAGTCTCCCGCGGGGCGCATGCTGGTGCGGCATGCCTCCATCGTCACCGCCATCTCCGTGGTGCTGGTGGTGGGGCTGCTCACGCAGGTGCGCCGCGTGCGCTTCGACTACGACTTCGGCACGCTCGAGGACCAGGACCTGCCCTCGTTCATCCTCGACCAGCAGGTCAATCGAATCATCGGCTATTCCCAGACGCCGGTGGTGGTGCTCACGCGCGACACCCAGGAAGAACACGCGATGGCCTCCGCGCTCACCCAGCGTCAGCGCGAGCGGGGCGAAAGCTCCACCATCGACTTCGTGGCCTCCCTGTCGTCGCTCGTGCCTTCGGACCAGGTGCGCAAGCAGGCCGTGCTGCGGGACATCTCCCGCCTCCTCGACGAGGTGCCGCTGGAGCGACTGAATCCGCGACAGCGCGAGCAGCTCACGGAGCTGCGAAAGCAGACCCACGCCCGGCCCTTCACGATGGAGGACCTGCCCACGAGCGTGCGCCAGCAGTTCATGGGGCGACAGGGGACACCGGGCAGCTTCGTGCTCGTCTACCCCGCGGTGAATCAGTCGGATGGCCAGGCCGTGCGCGCGCTGGCGCGCGAGGTGCGGGGGGTCGCGCCTCCCGGAGGAGGCCAGGTGTCCGCGGCCGGCGAGGCCATGGTGATGGCGGACATCCTCGACCTCGTCACGCACGAGGCGCCGCTCATCCTCGGGGGCACGACGCTGGTGGTGCTCCTGGCCATGTGGATGACGCTGGGGGGACTGAAGATGGCGGTGCTGTGTCTGGCGCCGACGGTGGTGTCGCTCCTGTCCCTCATCGGGCTGATGCCGCTCATCGGGATGGAGTTCAACTACCTCAACATCCTCATCATCCCCGTGCTCATCGGGACGACGGTGGACGCGGGCGTGCATCTGCTGACGCGACTGGTGTCACCGGGCAGCGACTTCGTGGCGGTGTACTCGGAGACGGGGCGCGCGATTGCCGGCGGCCTGCTGACGAGCGCGATGGGCTTCGGCGCCCTCTTCCTGGCCAGGCACCCCGGCCTCAACTCCGTGGGAGTGCTCGCCACGCTGGGCTTCGCCACCAACCTGCTCGTCATGCTGGTGGCCTTCCCCGCGCTGCTGCTGGTGCTGACGGAGCGGCGCAGGAAGCGACAACGCGAGCGCATGGATTCGGAAGTGAAGGAGCGGACAGCGGCGGGGCCGTCGGAGCCCGAGCTGCCCTCTCCGTGA
- a CDS encoding efflux RND transporter permease subunit codes for MGEKRWSERFEGAMGQLAARSHRRPVHALVVAVVLTLLGAYFARNLTLSADFVGLLPKAFPSVQDIEKLRKRFGGQGNVVVVGMGAEPEALKRFADDMAPKLAMLSEIRYVNFQRPRAFFDEHSLYYVDLEDLKTIQGRIDARIAWEKEQANPLFVRLDEAEPPSVDFSDIEQKYTGRANQRLSGQGDLYYLNPTEGMVVLMAKPRGSAADLGYSKKVVTQVEEFLAQQDLSKYGPGFKTAVTGTFKKKIDQQRVIVGDLARASTLAMVMLLVYLAFHFRSALSVGFTMLPVVAGLGWTYGFVGLVYGQVNLLTGFLAAVLGGLGVEHGIHLLGRYGTLRTEGMDSESAVNESFRHTGFSALIAALVAALTFLSLAMSEFRAFREFGIIAAVGMLVSIFSYLLILPALLGLASRFGWSPRVHQSSSGPMALLGRWLPRSYRGVAVGVGVAVVALISQAYRISFNYDSRTLEDYKQASAVLDQKVNDILGYSQTPVVVLTDSREMEREVVRQLEARKTARGKDSTIDFVGALEDLVPRQQTEKKAVLEAIHAKLGKLDPERLPEDTRAVLTRALNMSKAQPFTQEDLPTSVRHQFESLDGSTGGVVLVYAGGGVSLSDGEGTRRFSKEVRGLQMPDGSQVSAAGEALILADILDMVSREGPRILAAAVLSVLGAMWLTLGRLRTALICMVPTLLSVAGLVGLMALLDLQFNYLNIMVLPVLVGTTVDAGVHLVQRLGEPGADFISVYAETGRAITGGLLTSAIGFVALVLAKHPGLNSIGDLANLGFGLNLIIVLLGFPALLLLVERWRRKHGAASDEPAQEA; via the coding sequence ATGGGTGAGAAGCGTTGGTCGGAGCGGTTCGAGGGGGCGATGGGCCAACTCGCCGCGCGGAGCCACCGGCGTCCGGTGCATGCGCTGGTGGTGGCGGTGGTGCTGACGCTGCTCGGGGCTTACTTCGCGAGGAACCTGACGCTCAGCGCGGACTTCGTGGGCCTGCTGCCCAAGGCGTTCCCCAGCGTCCAGGACATCGAGAAGCTGCGCAAGCGCTTCGGCGGACAGGGCAACGTCGTGGTGGTGGGCATGGGCGCGGAGCCCGAGGCGCTCAAGCGCTTCGCGGACGACATGGCGCCGAAGCTCGCGATGCTGTCGGAGATTCGCTACGTCAACTTCCAGCGCCCGCGCGCCTTCTTCGACGAGCACTCGCTCTACTACGTCGACCTGGAGGACCTGAAGACCATCCAGGGCCGCATCGACGCGCGCATCGCCTGGGAGAAGGAGCAGGCCAACCCGCTCTTCGTGCGGCTGGATGAGGCGGAGCCGCCGTCGGTGGACTTCTCCGACATCGAGCAGAAGTACACCGGCCGCGCCAACCAGCGCCTGTCGGGGCAGGGCGACCTGTACTACCTGAACCCCACCGAGGGCATGGTGGTGCTGATGGCGAAGCCGCGGGGCAGCGCCGCGGACCTGGGCTACTCCAAGAAGGTCGTCACGCAGGTGGAGGAGTTCCTCGCGCAGCAGGACCTGTCCAAGTACGGGCCCGGCTTCAAGACGGCGGTGACGGGGACCTTCAAGAAGAAGATCGACCAGCAGCGCGTCATCGTCGGCGACCTGGCGCGGGCGTCCACGCTGGCCATGGTGATGCTGCTCGTCTACCTGGCCTTCCACTTCCGCAGCGCGCTGTCGGTGGGCTTCACCATGCTGCCGGTGGTCGCGGGCCTGGGGTGGACGTATGGCTTCGTGGGCCTGGTGTACGGGCAGGTGAACCTGCTCACGGGCTTCCTCGCGGCGGTGCTGGGCGGCCTGGGCGTGGAGCACGGCATCCACCTGCTGGGGCGCTACGGCACGCTGCGCACGGAAGGGATGGACTCCGAGTCCGCCGTGAATGAGTCCTTCCGCCACACGGGCTTCTCCGCGCTCATCGCGGCGCTGGTGGCGGCGCTCACCTTCCTGAGCCTCGCCATGTCCGAGTTCAGGGCGTTCCGCGAGTTCGGCATCATCGCGGCGGTGGGCATGCTGGTGAGCATCTTCTCGTACCTGCTCATCCTGCCCGCGCTGTTGGGGCTGGCGTCGCGGTTCGGCTGGTCGCCTCGGGTGCACCAGTCGAGCTCCGGGCCCATGGCGCTGCTGGGGCGGTGGCTGCCGCGCTCCTACCGGGGCGTCGCGGTGGGCGTGGGCGTGGCGGTGGTGGCGCTCATCTCCCAGGCGTACCGCATCTCGTTCAACTACGACTCGCGCACGCTGGAGGACTACAAGCAGGCGTCGGCCGTGCTGGACCAGAAGGTCAACGACATCCTGGGCTACTCGCAGACGCCCGTGGTGGTGCTGACGGACTCGCGGGAGATGGAGCGCGAGGTGGTGCGCCAGTTGGAGGCGCGCAAGACGGCGCGCGGCAAGGACTCCACCATCGACTTCGTGGGCGCGCTGGAGGACCTGGTGCCTCGGCAGCAGACGGAGAAGAAGGCGGTGCTGGAGGCGATTCACGCGAAGCTGGGCAAGCTGGACCCGGAGCGGCTGCCGGAGGACACGCGCGCGGTGCTGACGCGGGCGCTGAACATGTCCAAGGCCCAGCCCTTCACGCAGGAGGACCTGCCCACCAGCGTGCGCCACCAGTTCGAGAGCCTGGATGGGAGCACGGGCGGCGTGGTGCTGGTGTACGCGGGCGGCGGCGTGAGCCTGTCGGACGGCGAGGGCACCCGGCGCTTCTCCAAGGAGGTGCGCGGGCTGCAGATGCCGGATGGCAGCCAGGTGTCGGCCGCGGGCGAGGCGCTCATCCTGGCGGACATCCTGGACATGGTGTCCCGCGAGGGGCCGCGCATCCTGGCGGCGGCGGTGCTGAGCGTGCTGGGCGCGATGTGGCTGACGCTGGGCCGGCTGCGCACGGCGCTCATCTGCATGGTGCCGACGCTGCTGTCGGTGGCGGGGCTCGTCGGGTTGATGGCGCTGTTGGATTTGCAATTCAACTACCTGAACATCATGGTGCTCCCGGTGCTCGTGGGCACCACGGTGGACGCGGGCGTGCACCTGGTGCAGCGCTTGGGTGAGCCGGGCGCGGACTTCATCTCCGTGTATGCGGAGACGGGCCGGGCGATTACGGGCGGCCTGTTGACGAGCGCCATCGGCTTCGTGGCGCTGGTGCTCGCGAAGCACCCGGGGCTGAACTCCATCGGCGACCTGGCGAACCTGGGGTTCGGGTTGAACCTCATCATCGTGCTGCTGGGCTTCCCCGCGCTGCTGCTGCTGGTGGAGCGCTGGCGCCGCAAGCACGGGGCCGCGTCTGACGAGCCCGCGCAAGAGGCGTGA
- a CDS encoding dual specificity protein phosphatase, translating to MNVSLLRDVHHVPGVRGWVRKQVLRSVARCVEWTTKLPGRGLNVSRVNDWLHVGGAVPPSRYAELKARGITHVIDLRAERVDDAKALAALGIELLSLPVTDRYPPTVEQLMQGVEWALPRLAKGGHLYAHCEHGVGRGPLMGLAVMVARGWEATGAYREVRRARWQCTLNDRQLGGLADFVAAWTARSPGQAA from the coding sequence GTGAACGTCTCGCTGCTGCGCGACGTGCACCATGTCCCCGGAGTGCGCGGCTGGGTGCGCAAGCAGGTGCTGCGCTCGGTGGCGCGCTGCGTGGAGTGGACCACGAAGCTGCCGGGGCGCGGCCTCAACGTGTCGCGCGTGAATGACTGGCTGCACGTGGGCGGCGCGGTGCCACCCTCGCGCTACGCGGAGCTGAAGGCCCGCGGCATCACCCACGTGATTGATTTGCGCGCCGAGCGCGTGGACGACGCGAAGGCCCTGGCCGCGCTGGGCATCGAGCTGTTGAGCCTGCCGGTGACGGACCGCTACCCGCCCACCGTCGAGCAGCTCATGCAGGGCGTCGAGTGGGCCCTGCCCCGCCTGGCGAAGGGCGGACACCTCTACGCGCACTGCGAGCACGGCGTGGGGCGAGGCCCGCTGATGGGCCTGGCGGTGATGGTGGCGCGAGGCTGGGAGGCCACCGGGGCATACCGCGAGGTGCGCCGGGCCCGATGGCAGTGCACGCTGAATGACCGGCAGCTCGGCGGCCTCGCGGACTTCGTCGCCGCGTGGACGGCGCGAAGCCCGGGGCAGGCGGCGTAG
- a CDS encoding GtrA family protein, whose protein sequence is MLENLVAWLTGNLSPSARIWTALAPAILACAYFLGGLVIFCIRCAFKGVPRDEETLKRGSTVLVGFFLRHYFFWVIQPLWAVILRSGLPANALSMLSGLLGISSGVAVAAGRFALGGWLFLAAGILDVMDGRIARTRKEANPAGAALDSVLDRYVDSAMLMGLAWYYRDTWVLLPALGALLGSSLVPYVRAKGEGLGVSVRDGAMQRLERVLFLGVGTALSPILEAVFWPEEKHPMHWLAVVGLVFVAIMSNLTAISRFRNLVKALAPKRQEARSEKAIVGLNAAAGAIATAVDFALVLALVEWMNLLPAWATVLGALLGAVVNYSINRVLTFRSTAAVGRQMVRYAVVSGTSALLNAGGVALLTLHPQLAYTLGWWLVRGVVYFAWNLPLQRDYVFNDTTSNNDTLLEQRPHAA, encoded by the coding sequence GTGCTTGAGAACCTGGTCGCCTGGCTGACCGGAAACCTGTCTCCGTCGGCCCGCATCTGGACCGCGCTGGCCCCGGCCATCCTCGCCTGTGCCTACTTCCTGGGCGGGCTGGTCATCTTCTGTATCCGCTGTGCCTTCAAGGGCGTGCCGCGCGACGAGGAGACCCTCAAGCGCGGCAGCACCGTGCTCGTGGGCTTCTTCCTGCGGCACTACTTCTTCTGGGTCATCCAGCCCCTGTGGGCGGTGATTCTGCGCTCGGGGCTGCCGGCCAACGCGCTGTCCATGCTGTCGGGCCTGCTCGGCATCTCCTCCGGCGTGGCGGTGGCGGCGGGGCGCTTCGCGCTGGGCGGCTGGTTGTTCCTCGCCGCGGGCATCCTGGACGTCATGGACGGCCGCATCGCCCGCACGCGCAAGGAAGCCAACCCCGCAGGCGCGGCGCTGGACTCGGTGCTGGACCGGTACGTGGACTCGGCGATGTTGATGGGCCTGGCCTGGTACTACCGGGACACGTGGGTGCTCCTGCCCGCGCTGGGCGCGCTGCTCGGCTCGTCGCTGGTGCCGTACGTCCGCGCGAAGGGCGAGGGCCTGGGCGTCAGCGTGCGCGACGGCGCCATGCAGCGGCTGGAGCGGGTGCTCTTCCTGGGCGTGGGCACGGCGCTCTCCCCCATCCTCGAGGCCGTCTTCTGGCCCGAGGAGAAGCACCCCATGCACTGGCTGGCGGTGGTGGGCCTGGTCTTCGTGGCCATCATGAGCAACCTCACGGCCATCTCCCGCTTCCGCAACCTCGTGAAGGCGCTGGCGCCCAAGCGGCAGGAGGCGCGCTCGGAGAAGGCCATCGTCGGCCTCAACGCGGCGGCGGGCGCCATCGCCACGGCGGTGGACTTCGCGCTGGTGCTGGCGCTCGTGGAGTGGATGAACCTGCTGCCCGCGTGGGCCACGGTGCTGGGCGCGCTCTTGGGCGCGGTGGTGAACTACTCCATCAACCGGGTGCTCACCTTCCGCAGCACCGCCGCGGTGGGCCGGCAGATGGTGCGCTACGCGGTGGTGAGCGGCACCAGCGCGCTCCTGAACGCGGGCGGCGTGGCGCTGCTCACGTTGCATCCGCAACTGGCCTACACGTTGGGCTGGTGGCTGGTGCGCGGGGTGGTGTACTTCGCGTGGAACCTGCCGCTCCAGCGCGACTACGTGTTCAACGACACCACGTCGAACAACGACACGCTGCTGGAGCAGCGCCCCCATGCGGCGTGA
- a CDS encoding phosphatase PAP2 family protein, producing the protein MTSRSRDKTPAFTWLVTFMGAGHLMLVLATGRLRWEHVVADALLVGVAWAGPRTRRFLLGGFPLWLTGMLLDSQGLWLSLRGEIHTGDLWARERLWFPAPGGVNWPEWWSTRSHPVLDLLCGFAYAAYLYEVFLVAIFFFVKKDDRFQRLCWAFLAVNALGVVVYMLYPAAPPWYILQYGPGPANLAALPSPAGTARFDALLGISYFASFYSRNPNVFGAMPSLHAAYPFLVMLIVWRNGTTWRVVTGTFALLVAFSAVYLTHHYILDVLAGLTAALAAYLAVELAFARVRKSAPLPAVSIPLTPGGDTRA; encoded by the coding sequence ATGACCTCCCGCTCGCGCGATAAGACGCCGGCCTTCACGTGGCTCGTCACCTTCATGGGGGCGGGCCACTTGATGCTGGTGCTGGCCACCGGTCGGCTGCGGTGGGAGCACGTCGTGGCGGACGCGCTGCTCGTGGGGGTGGCCTGGGCGGGCCCCCGCACGCGGCGCTTCCTGCTCGGCGGCTTCCCCTTGTGGCTGACCGGTATGCTGCTGGACAGCCAAGGGCTCTGGCTGTCGCTCCGGGGCGAAATCCACACGGGCGACTTATGGGCGCGCGAGCGCCTCTGGTTCCCCGCCCCCGGAGGTGTCAACTGGCCCGAATGGTGGAGCACGCGCTCGCACCCCGTGCTGGACCTGCTGTGCGGCTTTGCCTATGCCGCCTACCTTTACGAAGTCTTTCTCGTGGCCATCTTCTTCTTCGTGAAGAAGGACGACCGCTTCCAACGCCTGTGCTGGGCCTTCCTCGCGGTGAACGCGCTGGGCGTCGTCGTCTACATGCTCTATCCGGCCGCGCCGCCCTGGTACATCCTCCAGTACGGCCCGGGTCCGGCGAACCTGGCCGCGCTGCCCAGTCCCGCGGGCACCGCGCGCTTCGATGCGCTGTTGGGCATCAGCTACTTCGCGAGCTTCTACTCGCGCAATCCCAACGTCTTCGGGGCCATGCCGTCGCTGCACGCGGCCTACCCCTTCCTGGTGATGCTCATCGTGTGGCGCAACGGCACCACCTGGCGCGTCGTCACCGGGACGTTCGCGCTGCTCGTGGCCTTTTCCGCCGTCTACCTGACGCACCACTACATCCTGGACGTGCTCGCGGGCCTGACGGCCGCGCTTGCCGCCTACCTGGCGGTGGAGCTCGCCTTCGCGCGGGTCCGCAAGAGCGCACCGCTGCCTGCTGTGTCCATACCGCTGACTCCTGGAGGGGACACCCGTGCTTGA
- a CDS encoding inositol-3-phosphate synthase — MENKKSVSKPEGRLAVLVPGLGAVSTTLMAGVELARQGKGAPIGSLTQMGTARLGKRTEGRTVKLGELVPLANLTDVVFGAWDIISEDAYQVAVRSGVLHDKHLEAVKPFLQGIKPKKGVHDAEFVRRIEANHTKATKTHRESIEALRQDIRDFKKELNAKRAVMVVCSSVETFRPMPEAFKTLAAFEKALDENSTDINPTALYTYAALKEGVPFANATPNASVDTPALQELAKLEGVPVAGRDLKSGQTMMKTVIAPALKARMLGLDGWFSTNILGNRDGEVLDDPAAFKAKEVTKSSVLDTILQPEVYPELYSKYSHKVSIHYYPPRGDAKEGWDNIDITGWLGYPMQIKVNFLCRDSILAAPLVLDIALFLDLAKRLEWRGIQEWMSFYFKSPMAMPGLPVEHDLFIQLTKLKNTLRVVAGEEPITHLGLDYYGDDLPLAR, encoded by the coding sequence ATGGAGAACAAGAAGTCGGTCTCGAAGCCCGAGGGCAGGCTGGCGGTGCTGGTGCCGGGGCTCGGCGCGGTGTCCACGACGCTGATGGCGGGCGTGGAGCTCGCGCGGCAGGGCAAGGGGGCCCCCATCGGCTCCCTGACGCAGATGGGCACGGCGCGGCTGGGCAAGCGCACCGAGGGGCGCACCGTGAAGCTCGGTGAGCTGGTTCCCCTGGCGAACCTGACGGACGTCGTCTTCGGCGCCTGGGACATCATCAGCGAGGACGCGTACCAGGTCGCGGTGCGCTCCGGCGTGCTGCACGACAAGCACCTGGAGGCGGTGAAGCCGTTCCTCCAGGGCATCAAGCCCAAGAAGGGCGTGCACGACGCGGAGTTCGTCCGCCGCATCGAGGCCAATCACACCAAGGCCACCAAGACGCACCGCGAGAGCATCGAGGCGCTGCGCCAGGACATCCGCGACTTCAAGAAGGAGCTCAACGCCAAGCGCGCGGTGATGGTCGTGTGCAGCAGCGTGGAGACCTTCCGTCCCATGCCGGAGGCGTTCAAGACGCTGGCCGCCTTCGAGAAGGCGCTGGACGAGAACAGCACGGACATCAACCCCACCGCGCTCTACACCTACGCGGCCCTGAAGGAGGGCGTGCCCTTCGCCAACGCCACCCCCAACGCGAGCGTGGACACGCCCGCGCTGCAGGAGCTGGCGAAGCTGGAGGGCGTGCCCGTCGCCGGCCGCGACCTCAAGAGCGGCCAGACGATGATGAAGACGGTCATCGCCCCCGCGCTGAAGGCCCGCATGCTGGGCCTGGACGGCTGGTTCTCCACCAACATCCTGGGCAACCGGGACGGTGAAGTGCTGGACGACCCCGCGGCCTTCAAGGCCAAGGAGGTCACCAAGTCGAGCGTGCTGGACACCATCCTGCAGCCGGAGGTCTACCCCGAGCTGTACAGCAAGTACTCCCACAAGGTGTCCATCCACTACTACCCGCCCCGCGGCGACGCGAAGGAGGGCTGGGACAACATCGACATCACCGGGTGGCTGGGCTACCCGATGCAGATCAAGGTCAACTTCCTCTGCCGCGACTCCATCCTGGCCGCGCCGCTGGTGCTGGACATCGCGCTGTTCCTGGACCTGGCCAAGCGGCTGGAGTGGCGGGGCATCCAGGAGTGGATGTCCTTCTACTTCAAGAGCCCCATGGCGATGCCGGGCCTCCCCGTGGAGCACGACCTGTTCATCCAGCTCACCAAGCTGAAGAACACGCTGCGCGTCGTGGCGGGCGAGGAGCCCATCACCCACCTCGGACTCGACTACTACGGGGATGACCTCCCGCTCGCGCGATAA
- a CDS encoding pyridoxamine 5'-phosphate oxidase family protein, with translation MRTQTPEQATRDAIEHLSTLIHGIKVAMMTTVDADGTLHSRPMWTQDHDFDGDLWFFTRAHSHKVEELEEDHHVNISFADPARERYVSVSGRCQLEKDPRRMRDMWSPALEAWFPQGLDDPELALLRVSVQRAEYWDTPTLGTSGPDANASHLTFS, from the coding sequence ATGAGAACCCAGACACCCGAGCAAGCCACCCGCGACGCCATCGAGCACCTGAGCACCCTCATCCACGGCATCAAGGTCGCGATGATGACCACCGTGGACGCCGACGGAACCCTGCACAGCAGGCCCATGTGGACCCAGGACCATGACTTCGACGGGGACCTCTGGTTCTTCACCCGCGCCCACTCCCACAAGGTGGAGGAGCTGGAGGAGGACCACCACGTGAACATCTCCTTCGCCGACCCCGCTCGCGAGCGCTACGTCTCCGTCAGCGGCCGCTGCCAGCTCGAGAAGGACCCCCGGCGCATGCGCGACATGTGGAGCCCCGCGCTGGAGGCGTGGTTCCCCCAGGGCCTGGATGATCCAGAGCTCGCCCTGCTGCGCGTGAGCGTGCAGCGCGCGGAGTACTGGGACACCCCCACTCTGGGCACCTCCGGCCCCGACGCGAACGCCTCCCATCTCACATTCTCGTGA